One window from the genome of Elaeis guineensis isolate ETL-2024a chromosome 5, EG11, whole genome shotgun sequence encodes:
- the LOC105044894 gene encoding zinc finger CCCH domain-containing protein 53 isoform X3: MDAYEATRIVFSRIQSLDPENAAKIMGLLLIQDHGEKEMIRLAFGPEALVHSVVLKARKDLGLLPPSTPPAASPPPFLLPRQNSSTRLGLAPPPPLSVSSPSSWPPPPVFSRTNSNGSALNGSVDDVLVQNHADELVSPSNPAVASPFYGGGDLIDEFQLQDQLSFLNDAQVSSPLPIGPKSTAASDLFYQDVECRSPSGDGNGMLYPYGVGWGANGHHRRSCSVTDLCLGADPTGACFGWKPCLYFARGYCKNGSACRFLHGLPDDTAAAVAAGSKMDAVVEQQCQELLLRSKSQRLGGASQLMASAFPYSPTVSVPPSPSSSSKCLNFLLQQQQNESQRAAAAAALMLGGDESHKFVGRSRMERSDFAGMVNPASRQIYLTFPADSTFREEDVSNYFSIYGPVQDVRIPYQQKRMFGFVTFVYPETVKLILAKGNPHFVCDARVLVKPYKEKGKVPDKKQQQQQAERGDFSGCTTPTGLDSRDPYDLQQLAARMLYNSTSSQELLLRRKLEEQQQAAELQQAIELQNRRFMGLHLLDLKARSLSSSSMPTSTTSSTIAAPPTITIPPLDSRSNGGSQEGSPSEGTSPSDGKSFGETPGTIPDLKRNTSSHGLLRQTPVNAADKEESPSETTPNEDSDFQESAEHNLPDSPFASPTKTSFTLDSFSAGEADNLAASAAATASSIGSNISNSGSSSSSNSHLFTSTLLPATSTLDMTTFKSCFFQMPRFSSGHGAIGM, translated from the exons ATGGACGCCTACGAGGCGACGAGGATCGTGTTCTCCAGGATCCAGAGCCTGGATCCCGAGAACGCCGCCAAGATCATGGGGCTTCTTTTGATCCAGGACCACGGCGAGAAGGAGATGATCCGCCTCGCCTTCGGCCCCGAGGCCCTCGTCCACTCCGTCGTTCTCAAGGCCCGCAAGGATCTCGGCCTCCTCCCCCCCTCCACCCCCCCCGCCGCCTCCCCGCCCCCATTCCTCCTCCCCCGCCAGAACTCCTCCACCCGACTCGGCCTTGCTCCCCCGCCGCCGCTCTCcgtctcctccccctcctcctggCCTCCGCCCCCCGTCTTCTCCCGCACCAACAGCAACGGCAGCGCTCTCAACGGCTCCGTGGACGACGTCCTCGTCCAGAACCACGCCGACGAGCTCGTAAGCCCGAGCAATCCTGCCGTTGCCTCGCCGTTCTACGGCGGGGGAGACCTCATCGACGAGTTCCAGCTCCAGGACCAGCTCTCTTTCCTCAACGACGCCCAGGTCTCCTCCCCCCTTCCCATCGGCCCCAAGTCCACCGCGGCCAGCGACCTTTTTTACCAGGACGTCGAGTGCCGGAGCCCGAGCGGCGACGGGAACGGGATGCTCTACCCCTACGGGGTTGGCTGGGGGGCCAACGGCCACCACCGCCGAAGCTGCTCCGTCACCGACCTCTGCCTTGGCGCCGATCCCACCGGCGCCTGCTTCGGTTGGAAGCCCTGCCTCTACTTCGCCAGGGGCTACTGCAAAAACGGCAGCGCCTGCCGTTTCCTCCACGGGCTTCCCGACGACACCGCCGCGGCGGTGGCCGCGGGGAGCAAGATGGATGCCGTGGTGGAGCAGCAGTGCCAGGAGCTGCTGCTGAGGTCCAAGAGCCAGAGGCTGGGCGGCGCTTCCCAGCTCATGGCCTCCGCCTTCCCCTACTCCCCTACCGTCTCCGTGCCGCCATCTCCCTCGTCATCGAGCAAATGCCTCAACTTTTTGCTCCAGCAGCAGCAGAATGAGAGCCAAAG GGCGGCAGCGGCGGCAGCGCTGATGCTGGGAGGCGACGAGTCCCACAAGTTCGTTGGCCGGTCTAGAATGGAAAGGAGCGATTTTGCCGGCATGGTGAATCCGGCATCGAGGCAGATTTATTTGACCTTCCCGGCCGACAGCACCTTCCGCGAAGAGGATGTCTCAAACTACTTCAG CATTTACGGGCCAGTTCAGGACGTGAGGATCCCATACCAGCAGAAGAGGATGTTTGGGTTCGTGACCTTCGTCTACCCGGAAACGGTGAAGCTGATCCTGGCCAAGGGGAACCCTCACTTCGTTTGCGACGCCCGGGTCCTCGTCAAGCCCTACAAGGAGAAGGGAAAAGTCCCCGACAA gaagcagcagcagcagcaggccGAGAGGGGTGATTTCTCCGGCTGCACCACCCCTACCGGCCTCGACTCCAGAGACCCCTATGACCTTCAGCAACTCG CAGCAAGGATGCTGTATAACAGCACCAGCAGCCAGGAGTTGTTACTGAGGAGGAAGCTAGAAGAGCAGCAGCAAGCAGCGGAGCTGCAGCAGGCCATTGAGCTCCAGAATAGGCGATTCATGGGCCTCCATCTCCTGGACCTCAAAGCCAGaagcctctcctcctcctccatgcCCACCTCCACCACCAGCTCCACCATTGCCGCTCCTCCAACCATCACCATTCCTCCTCTGGATTCTAGAAGCAATGGTGGAAGCCAGGAAGGCTCGCCATCGGAAGGTACAAGTCCTTCAG ACGGCAAGAGCTTCGGTGAGACGCCTGGCACGATACCGGACCTCAAGAGAAACACTTCTTCCCATGGACTGCTTCGCCAGACGCCAGTCAACGCTGCAGATAAGGAGGAATCTCCCAGTGAGACGACCCCCAATGAAGATAGCGATTTCCAAGAAAG TGCTGAGCATAACCTGCCGGATAGTCCCTTCGCTTCGCCCACCAAGACTTCGTTTACGCTCGACTCGTTCTCGGCTGGCGAAGCCGATAATCTGGCGGCCTCCGCCGCTGCTACGGCTTCCTCCATTGGCAGCAACATCAGCAACAgcggcagcagcagcagcagcaatagcCATCTCTTCACCTCCACACTGCTGCCGGCTACTTCTACACTGGATATGACCACCTTCAAATCTTGCTTCTTCCAGATGCCCAG GTTTTCGTCCGGTCACGGAGCGATCGGAATGTAA
- the LOC105044894 gene encoding zinc finger CCCH domain-containing protein 53 isoform X2 produces MDAYEATRIVFSRIQSLDPENAAKIMGLLLIQDHGEKEMIRLAFGPEALVHSVVLKARKDLGLLPPSTPPAASPPPFLLPRQNSSTRLGLAPPPPLSVSSPSSWPPPPVFSRTNSNGSALNGSVDDVLVQNHADELVSPSNPAVASPFYGGGDLIDEFQLQDQLSFLNDAQVSSPLPIGPKSTAASDLFYQDVECRSPSGDGNGMLYPYGVGWGANGHHRRSCSVTDLCLGADPTGACFGWKPCLYFARGYCKNGSACRFLHGLPDDTAAAVAAGSKMDAVVEQQCQELLLRSKSQRLGGASQLMASAFPYSPTVSVPPSPSSSSKCLNFLLQQQQNESQRAAAAAALMLGGDESHKFVGRSRMERSDFAGMVNPASRQIYLTFPADSTFREEDVSNYFSIYGPVQDVRIPYQQKRMFGFVTFVYPETVKLILAKGNPHFVCDARVLVKPYKEKGKVPDKYRKQQQQQAERGDFSGCTTPTGLDSRDPYDLQQLARMLYNSTSSQELLLRRKLEEQQQAAELQQAIELQNRRFMGLHLLDLKARSLSSSSMPTSTTSSTIAAPPTITIPPLDSRSNGGSQEGSPSEGTSPSDGKSFGETPGTIPDLKRNTSSHGLLRQTPVNAADKEESPSETTPNEDSDFQESAEHNLPDSPFASPTKTSFTLDSFSAGEADNLAASAAATASSIGSNISNSGSSSSSNSHLFTSTLLPATSTLDMTTFKSCFFQMPRFSSGHGAIGM; encoded by the exons ATGGACGCCTACGAGGCGACGAGGATCGTGTTCTCCAGGATCCAGAGCCTGGATCCCGAGAACGCCGCCAAGATCATGGGGCTTCTTTTGATCCAGGACCACGGCGAGAAGGAGATGATCCGCCTCGCCTTCGGCCCCGAGGCCCTCGTCCACTCCGTCGTTCTCAAGGCCCGCAAGGATCTCGGCCTCCTCCCCCCCTCCACCCCCCCCGCCGCCTCCCCGCCCCCATTCCTCCTCCCCCGCCAGAACTCCTCCACCCGACTCGGCCTTGCTCCCCCGCCGCCGCTCTCcgtctcctccccctcctcctggCCTCCGCCCCCCGTCTTCTCCCGCACCAACAGCAACGGCAGCGCTCTCAACGGCTCCGTGGACGACGTCCTCGTCCAGAACCACGCCGACGAGCTCGTAAGCCCGAGCAATCCTGCCGTTGCCTCGCCGTTCTACGGCGGGGGAGACCTCATCGACGAGTTCCAGCTCCAGGACCAGCTCTCTTTCCTCAACGACGCCCAGGTCTCCTCCCCCCTTCCCATCGGCCCCAAGTCCACCGCGGCCAGCGACCTTTTTTACCAGGACGTCGAGTGCCGGAGCCCGAGCGGCGACGGGAACGGGATGCTCTACCCCTACGGGGTTGGCTGGGGGGCCAACGGCCACCACCGCCGAAGCTGCTCCGTCACCGACCTCTGCCTTGGCGCCGATCCCACCGGCGCCTGCTTCGGTTGGAAGCCCTGCCTCTACTTCGCCAGGGGCTACTGCAAAAACGGCAGCGCCTGCCGTTTCCTCCACGGGCTTCCCGACGACACCGCCGCGGCGGTGGCCGCGGGGAGCAAGATGGATGCCGTGGTGGAGCAGCAGTGCCAGGAGCTGCTGCTGAGGTCCAAGAGCCAGAGGCTGGGCGGCGCTTCCCAGCTCATGGCCTCCGCCTTCCCCTACTCCCCTACCGTCTCCGTGCCGCCATCTCCCTCGTCATCGAGCAAATGCCTCAACTTTTTGCTCCAGCAGCAGCAGAATGAGAGCCAAAG GGCGGCAGCGGCGGCAGCGCTGATGCTGGGAGGCGACGAGTCCCACAAGTTCGTTGGCCGGTCTAGAATGGAAAGGAGCGATTTTGCCGGCATGGTGAATCCGGCATCGAGGCAGATTTATTTGACCTTCCCGGCCGACAGCACCTTCCGCGAAGAGGATGTCTCAAACTACTTCAG CATTTACGGGCCAGTTCAGGACGTGAGGATCCCATACCAGCAGAAGAGGATGTTTGGGTTCGTGACCTTCGTCTACCCGGAAACGGTGAAGCTGATCCTGGCCAAGGGGAACCCTCACTTCGTTTGCGACGCCCGGGTCCTCGTCAAGCCCTACAAGGAGAAGGGAAAAGTCCCCGACAAGTACAG gaagcagcagcagcagcaggccGAGAGGGGTGATTTCTCCGGCTGCACCACCCCTACCGGCCTCGACTCCAGAGACCCCTATGACCTTCAGCAACTCG CAAGGATGCTGTATAACAGCACCAGCAGCCAGGAGTTGTTACTGAGGAGGAAGCTAGAAGAGCAGCAGCAAGCAGCGGAGCTGCAGCAGGCCATTGAGCTCCAGAATAGGCGATTCATGGGCCTCCATCTCCTGGACCTCAAAGCCAGaagcctctcctcctcctccatgcCCACCTCCACCACCAGCTCCACCATTGCCGCTCCTCCAACCATCACCATTCCTCCTCTGGATTCTAGAAGCAATGGTGGAAGCCAGGAAGGCTCGCCATCGGAAGGTACAAGTCCTTCAG ACGGCAAGAGCTTCGGTGAGACGCCTGGCACGATACCGGACCTCAAGAGAAACACTTCTTCCCATGGACTGCTTCGCCAGACGCCAGTCAACGCTGCAGATAAGGAGGAATCTCCCAGTGAGACGACCCCCAATGAAGATAGCGATTTCCAAGAAAG TGCTGAGCATAACCTGCCGGATAGTCCCTTCGCTTCGCCCACCAAGACTTCGTTTACGCTCGACTCGTTCTCGGCTGGCGAAGCCGATAATCTGGCGGCCTCCGCCGCTGCTACGGCTTCCTCCATTGGCAGCAACATCAGCAACAgcggcagcagcagcagcagcaatagcCATCTCTTCACCTCCACACTGCTGCCGGCTACTTCTACACTGGATATGACCACCTTCAAATCTTGCTTCTTCCAGATGCCCAG GTTTTCGTCCGGTCACGGAGCGATCGGAATGTAA
- the LOC105044894 gene encoding zinc finger CCCH domain-containing protein 53 isoform X5, giving the protein MDAYEATRIVFSRIQSLDPENAAKIMGLLLIQDHGEKEMIRLAFGPEALVHSVVLKARKDLGLLPPSTPPAASPPPFLLPRQNSSTRLGLAPPPPLSVSSPSSWPPPPVFSRTNSNGSALNGSVDDVLVQNHADELVSPSNPAVASPFYGGGDLIDEFQLQDQLSFLNDAQVSSPLPIGPKSTAASDLFYQDVECRSPSGDGNGMLYPYGVGWGANGHHRRSCSVTDLCLGADPTGACFGWKPCLYFARGYCKNGSACRFLHGLPDDTAAAVAAGSKMDAVVEQQCQELLLRSKSQRLGGASQLMASAFPYSPTVSVPPSPSSSSKCLNFLLQQQQNESQRAAAAAALMLGGDESHKFVGRSRMERSDFAGMVNPASRQIYLTFPADSTFREEDVSNYFSIYGPVQDVRIPYQQKRMFGFVTFVYPETVKLILAKGNPHFVCDARVLVKPYKEKGKVPDKYRKQQQQQAERGDFSGCTTPTGLDSRDPYDLQQLAARMLYNSTSSQELLLRRKLEEQQQAAELQQAIELQNRRFMGLHLLDLKARSLSSSSMPTSTTSSTIAAPPTITIPPLDSRSNGGSQEGSPSEDGKSFGETPGTIPDLKRNTSSHGLLRQTPVNAADKEESPSETTPNEDSDFQESAEHNLPDSPFASPTKTSFTLDSFSAGEADNLAASAAATASSIGSNISNSGSSSSSNSHLFTSTLLPATSTLDMTTFKSCFFQMPRFSSGHGAIGM; this is encoded by the exons ATGGACGCCTACGAGGCGACGAGGATCGTGTTCTCCAGGATCCAGAGCCTGGATCCCGAGAACGCCGCCAAGATCATGGGGCTTCTTTTGATCCAGGACCACGGCGAGAAGGAGATGATCCGCCTCGCCTTCGGCCCCGAGGCCCTCGTCCACTCCGTCGTTCTCAAGGCCCGCAAGGATCTCGGCCTCCTCCCCCCCTCCACCCCCCCCGCCGCCTCCCCGCCCCCATTCCTCCTCCCCCGCCAGAACTCCTCCACCCGACTCGGCCTTGCTCCCCCGCCGCCGCTCTCcgtctcctccccctcctcctggCCTCCGCCCCCCGTCTTCTCCCGCACCAACAGCAACGGCAGCGCTCTCAACGGCTCCGTGGACGACGTCCTCGTCCAGAACCACGCCGACGAGCTCGTAAGCCCGAGCAATCCTGCCGTTGCCTCGCCGTTCTACGGCGGGGGAGACCTCATCGACGAGTTCCAGCTCCAGGACCAGCTCTCTTTCCTCAACGACGCCCAGGTCTCCTCCCCCCTTCCCATCGGCCCCAAGTCCACCGCGGCCAGCGACCTTTTTTACCAGGACGTCGAGTGCCGGAGCCCGAGCGGCGACGGGAACGGGATGCTCTACCCCTACGGGGTTGGCTGGGGGGCCAACGGCCACCACCGCCGAAGCTGCTCCGTCACCGACCTCTGCCTTGGCGCCGATCCCACCGGCGCCTGCTTCGGTTGGAAGCCCTGCCTCTACTTCGCCAGGGGCTACTGCAAAAACGGCAGCGCCTGCCGTTTCCTCCACGGGCTTCCCGACGACACCGCCGCGGCGGTGGCCGCGGGGAGCAAGATGGATGCCGTGGTGGAGCAGCAGTGCCAGGAGCTGCTGCTGAGGTCCAAGAGCCAGAGGCTGGGCGGCGCTTCCCAGCTCATGGCCTCCGCCTTCCCCTACTCCCCTACCGTCTCCGTGCCGCCATCTCCCTCGTCATCGAGCAAATGCCTCAACTTTTTGCTCCAGCAGCAGCAGAATGAGAGCCAAAG GGCGGCAGCGGCGGCAGCGCTGATGCTGGGAGGCGACGAGTCCCACAAGTTCGTTGGCCGGTCTAGAATGGAAAGGAGCGATTTTGCCGGCATGGTGAATCCGGCATCGAGGCAGATTTATTTGACCTTCCCGGCCGACAGCACCTTCCGCGAAGAGGATGTCTCAAACTACTTCAG CATTTACGGGCCAGTTCAGGACGTGAGGATCCCATACCAGCAGAAGAGGATGTTTGGGTTCGTGACCTTCGTCTACCCGGAAACGGTGAAGCTGATCCTGGCCAAGGGGAACCCTCACTTCGTTTGCGACGCCCGGGTCCTCGTCAAGCCCTACAAGGAGAAGGGAAAAGTCCCCGACAAGTACAG gaagcagcagcagcagcaggccGAGAGGGGTGATTTCTCCGGCTGCACCACCCCTACCGGCCTCGACTCCAGAGACCCCTATGACCTTCAGCAACTCG CAGCAAGGATGCTGTATAACAGCACCAGCAGCCAGGAGTTGTTACTGAGGAGGAAGCTAGAAGAGCAGCAGCAAGCAGCGGAGCTGCAGCAGGCCATTGAGCTCCAGAATAGGCGATTCATGGGCCTCCATCTCCTGGACCTCAAAGCCAGaagcctctcctcctcctccatgcCCACCTCCACCACCAGCTCCACCATTGCCGCTCCTCCAACCATCACCATTCCTCCTCTGGATTCTAGAAGCAATGGTGGAAGCCAGGAAGGCTCGCCATCGGAAG ACGGCAAGAGCTTCGGTGAGACGCCTGGCACGATACCGGACCTCAAGAGAAACACTTCTTCCCATGGACTGCTTCGCCAGACGCCAGTCAACGCTGCAGATAAGGAGGAATCTCCCAGTGAGACGACCCCCAATGAAGATAGCGATTTCCAAGAAAG TGCTGAGCATAACCTGCCGGATAGTCCCTTCGCTTCGCCCACCAAGACTTCGTTTACGCTCGACTCGTTCTCGGCTGGCGAAGCCGATAATCTGGCGGCCTCCGCCGCTGCTACGGCTTCCTCCATTGGCAGCAACATCAGCAACAgcggcagcagcagcagcagcaatagcCATCTCTTCACCTCCACACTGCTGCCGGCTACTTCTACACTGGATATGACCACCTTCAAATCTTGCTTCTTCCAGATGCCCAG GTTTTCGTCCGGTCACGGAGCGATCGGAATGTAA
- the LOC105044894 gene encoding zinc finger CCCH domain-containing protein 53 isoform X1 — MDAYEATRIVFSRIQSLDPENAAKIMGLLLIQDHGEKEMIRLAFGPEALVHSVVLKARKDLGLLPPSTPPAASPPPFLLPRQNSSTRLGLAPPPPLSVSSPSSWPPPPVFSRTNSNGSALNGSVDDVLVQNHADELVSPSNPAVASPFYGGGDLIDEFQLQDQLSFLNDAQVSSPLPIGPKSTAASDLFYQDVECRSPSGDGNGMLYPYGVGWGANGHHRRSCSVTDLCLGADPTGACFGWKPCLYFARGYCKNGSACRFLHGLPDDTAAAVAAGSKMDAVVEQQCQELLLRSKSQRLGGASQLMASAFPYSPTVSVPPSPSSSSKCLNFLLQQQQNESQRAAAAAALMLGGDESHKFVGRSRMERSDFAGMVNPASRQIYLTFPADSTFREEDVSNYFSIYGPVQDVRIPYQQKRMFGFVTFVYPETVKLILAKGNPHFVCDARVLVKPYKEKGKVPDKYRKQQQQQAERGDFSGCTTPTGLDSRDPYDLQQLAARMLYNSTSSQELLLRRKLEEQQQAAELQQAIELQNRRFMGLHLLDLKARSLSSSSMPTSTTSSTIAAPPTITIPPLDSRSNGGSQEGSPSEGTSPSDGKSFGETPGTIPDLKRNTSSHGLLRQTPVNAADKEESPSETTPNEDSDFQESAEHNLPDSPFASPTKTSFTLDSFSAGEADNLAASAAATASSIGSNISNSGSSSSSNSHLFTSTLLPATSTLDMTTFKSCFFQMPRFSSGHGAIGM, encoded by the exons ATGGACGCCTACGAGGCGACGAGGATCGTGTTCTCCAGGATCCAGAGCCTGGATCCCGAGAACGCCGCCAAGATCATGGGGCTTCTTTTGATCCAGGACCACGGCGAGAAGGAGATGATCCGCCTCGCCTTCGGCCCCGAGGCCCTCGTCCACTCCGTCGTTCTCAAGGCCCGCAAGGATCTCGGCCTCCTCCCCCCCTCCACCCCCCCCGCCGCCTCCCCGCCCCCATTCCTCCTCCCCCGCCAGAACTCCTCCACCCGACTCGGCCTTGCTCCCCCGCCGCCGCTCTCcgtctcctccccctcctcctggCCTCCGCCCCCCGTCTTCTCCCGCACCAACAGCAACGGCAGCGCTCTCAACGGCTCCGTGGACGACGTCCTCGTCCAGAACCACGCCGACGAGCTCGTAAGCCCGAGCAATCCTGCCGTTGCCTCGCCGTTCTACGGCGGGGGAGACCTCATCGACGAGTTCCAGCTCCAGGACCAGCTCTCTTTCCTCAACGACGCCCAGGTCTCCTCCCCCCTTCCCATCGGCCCCAAGTCCACCGCGGCCAGCGACCTTTTTTACCAGGACGTCGAGTGCCGGAGCCCGAGCGGCGACGGGAACGGGATGCTCTACCCCTACGGGGTTGGCTGGGGGGCCAACGGCCACCACCGCCGAAGCTGCTCCGTCACCGACCTCTGCCTTGGCGCCGATCCCACCGGCGCCTGCTTCGGTTGGAAGCCCTGCCTCTACTTCGCCAGGGGCTACTGCAAAAACGGCAGCGCCTGCCGTTTCCTCCACGGGCTTCCCGACGACACCGCCGCGGCGGTGGCCGCGGGGAGCAAGATGGATGCCGTGGTGGAGCAGCAGTGCCAGGAGCTGCTGCTGAGGTCCAAGAGCCAGAGGCTGGGCGGCGCTTCCCAGCTCATGGCCTCCGCCTTCCCCTACTCCCCTACCGTCTCCGTGCCGCCATCTCCCTCGTCATCGAGCAAATGCCTCAACTTTTTGCTCCAGCAGCAGCAGAATGAGAGCCAAAG GGCGGCAGCGGCGGCAGCGCTGATGCTGGGAGGCGACGAGTCCCACAAGTTCGTTGGCCGGTCTAGAATGGAAAGGAGCGATTTTGCCGGCATGGTGAATCCGGCATCGAGGCAGATTTATTTGACCTTCCCGGCCGACAGCACCTTCCGCGAAGAGGATGTCTCAAACTACTTCAG CATTTACGGGCCAGTTCAGGACGTGAGGATCCCATACCAGCAGAAGAGGATGTTTGGGTTCGTGACCTTCGTCTACCCGGAAACGGTGAAGCTGATCCTGGCCAAGGGGAACCCTCACTTCGTTTGCGACGCCCGGGTCCTCGTCAAGCCCTACAAGGAGAAGGGAAAAGTCCCCGACAAGTACAG gaagcagcagcagcagcaggccGAGAGGGGTGATTTCTCCGGCTGCACCACCCCTACCGGCCTCGACTCCAGAGACCCCTATGACCTTCAGCAACTCG CAGCAAGGATGCTGTATAACAGCACCAGCAGCCAGGAGTTGTTACTGAGGAGGAAGCTAGAAGAGCAGCAGCAAGCAGCGGAGCTGCAGCAGGCCATTGAGCTCCAGAATAGGCGATTCATGGGCCTCCATCTCCTGGACCTCAAAGCCAGaagcctctcctcctcctccatgcCCACCTCCACCACCAGCTCCACCATTGCCGCTCCTCCAACCATCACCATTCCTCCTCTGGATTCTAGAAGCAATGGTGGAAGCCAGGAAGGCTCGCCATCGGAAGGTACAAGTCCTTCAG ACGGCAAGAGCTTCGGTGAGACGCCTGGCACGATACCGGACCTCAAGAGAAACACTTCTTCCCATGGACTGCTTCGCCAGACGCCAGTCAACGCTGCAGATAAGGAGGAATCTCCCAGTGAGACGACCCCCAATGAAGATAGCGATTTCCAAGAAAG TGCTGAGCATAACCTGCCGGATAGTCCCTTCGCTTCGCCCACCAAGACTTCGTTTACGCTCGACTCGTTCTCGGCTGGCGAAGCCGATAATCTGGCGGCCTCCGCCGCTGCTACGGCTTCCTCCATTGGCAGCAACATCAGCAACAgcggcagcagcagcagcagcaatagcCATCTCTTCACCTCCACACTGCTGCCGGCTACTTCTACACTGGATATGACCACCTTCAAATCTTGCTTCTTCCAGATGCCCAG GTTTTCGTCCGGTCACGGAGCGATCGGAATGTAA